GGGTTCAGCGTCGTCACCGCGGTCGTCTTGCTGTCGTTCTACAGTGTCGTCGGCGGGTGGATTCTGCGCTACTTCCTCGCCAGTCCGACCGGCGCGTACTTCGGGTCGCCGGGTGGGTACTACGACTCCATCGCATTCGGAACCACCGGGTCCGTCGGTTTCGGCCTTGTCTTCCTCGTGCTGACCGGTATCATCGTCTTTGCCGGTGTGCGCCGGGGCATCGAAGTCGCCACGAAAGTGATGATGCCGGCCATCGTCGCCCTGTTGCTCGCGCTCGCCGGGTGGGCGTTCTTCCAGCCGAACGCGATGGCGGGGTACGATTTCTACCTCGGGGCCGACTGGGGCTACCTGCAAGCGAACTTCTTTGACATCCTTCCGGCCGCCGCCGGACAGGCGCTGTTCACCCTCTCCATCGGTGCGGGGACGATGATTACCTACGCCTCGTACCTCGGCGAGGACCGGTCGCTCCCGTTCGACGGGTCGGCAATCGCCGTCCTCAACACGTTCGTCGGTGTGCTCGCGGGCCTCGTCGTCTTCCCACTGCTGTTCAGTTTCGCCCCCGACGCGGCGGGCACGAGCGGGCCGGGCGCGCTGTTCGTCGGCATCGCCGGAGCGTTCGCGAACCTTCCGTCCGTCGGTGGGATTTCGACGGGAATCCTCATCGCCACCCTGTTTTTCGGTGTGGTGACCCTCGCGGCACTGTCGAGTTCCATCAGTATGCTCGAAATCCCTGTCTCATTCCTCGTGGATGAGTTCGGCATCGAGCGCAAGTACGCCACCGGCGGGATGCTCGCGCTGGTGTCGCTCACGATGACGGTCAATGCACTCCGGCCGCCGGTGTTCGAGTTCATCGCGGGCACGCTCGTCGACCTGATGCTCACCGCTGGACTGCTCGCGTTCCTGTTGTTCGTCGGCTGGGTGCTCGGCCGGGACGCCATCGACGAATTCGCGAAGGGAGCGTCCGATTTCGGTCGCTCACTCGCGTCGCCGTGGCTGCTCGCCGTCGGCGTCCTCCTCCCGCTGTTCTTGCTGTTCACGCTGCTCACGGGCATCTTCGGGGCGCTCGGCATGGCGGGTGCAATCGAGACGTGGATGACCGTTGTGCTCAGCGTCGCCCTTGGACTGGTGGCCTTCGCCGGCCTCCGGGGTCCGACCTCCGTCCTGTAAATTCGACAACTGTCGAAGGGAGATTTGCCTCCTTGCGGAACCCTTTTTGTGGCGCTTCTGTATCGACCTAGCATGAATGCGGTATGGGGTGATTCCCCGTGACCATGGAAGAGAAGATCGAGGAGCTACGCGAGAAACACGAGGAAGCCCTCCTTGGCGGCGGCGAAGACCGAATCGAAGCCCAGCACGACAAGGGCAAACTCACCGCGCGCGAGCGCATCGACTACTTCTTAGACGACGATACGTTCACCGAGTTCGACCAGTTGCGCACCCACCGGTCGCACAACTTCGGGATGGAAGAACAGCAAATTCCCGGCGACGGCGTCGTGACGGGCTACGGCGAAGTGGACGGGCGCACTGTCTTCGTGTTCGCTCACGACTTCACCGTCTTCGGCGGGTCGCTCGGTGAAGTGTTCGCCGAGAAGGTCGTGAAGGTGATGGACAAAGCCATGGAAGTCGGCGCTCCAATCATCGGGCTAAACGACTCTGCCGGCGCGCGGATTCAGGAAGGCGTCGTCTCGCTCGCGGGCTACGCGGACATCTTCCACCGCAACCAACAGGCGTCGGGCGTCATCCCACAGATTTCGGCAATCATGGGGCCGTGTGCCGGCGGCGCGGTGTACTCCCCCGCCATCACGGACTTCATCCTGATGGTCGAGGACACGAGCCACATGATGATTACCGGCCCGGAGGTCATCAAGACCGTCACGGGCGAAGAAATCACGATGGAAGAACTCGGCGGGGCGGGCGCTCACAACACGAAGAGTGGCGTCGCCCAGTTCTCGACGGCCGACGAAAAGGAAGCCCTCGACGACATTCGTCGCCTGCTCTCGTACATGCCCTCGAACAACGTCGAGGACCCACCACGCGTCGAACCGTGGGACGACCCAGAGCGGATGGACGACGAACTCAAGGAAGTCGTCCCGGACCAGCCACAGAAGCCCTACGACATCGTCAACGTCATCGACAAAGTCGTCGACGAGGGTTCGTTCTTCGAAGTTGCGGAGAAGTACGCACGAAACATCACCATCGGCTTCGCCCGACTCGACGGCCACGCCGTCGGCGTCGTGGCGAACCAGCCGAAGATTAACGCAGGCACCCTCGACATCGACTCCAGTCTGAAGGGCTCTCGCTTCGTGCGCTTCTGTGACGCCTTCAACATCCCAATCGTGACGTTCGTGGACGTGCCCGGGTTCATGCCCGGCACCGACCAGGAGCACAACGGCATCATCAAACACGGCGCGAAACTGCTCTACGCCTACTCCGAGGCCACGGTGCCACTGCTCACCGTCATCACGCGCAAGGCCTACGGCGGCGCCTACGACGTGATGGCCTCGAAGCACCTCGGGGCGGACGTGAACTACGCCTGGCCGACGGCGGAACTCGCCGTGATGGGGCCACAGGGCGCAGTGAACATCCTCTACCGCAAGGAACTGGCCGACGCAGACGACGTGGAGGAAAAGCGCCAGCAACTCATCGACGAGTACCGCGACGCCTTCGCGAACCCCTACGAGGCCGCGGAGAAGGGCTACGTAGACGACGTCATCGAGCCACAGGAGACGCGTCCGCGCCTCATCCAGGACCTGAAGATGCTCCGGACGAAACGCAAGAGCCAGCCGGACCGCAAACACGGCAACATCCCACTCTGAGATGAACGTAGAAGACCTCCTCGCCGCACTCGACAT
This sequence is a window from Haladaptatus sp. QDMS2. Protein-coding genes within it:
- a CDS encoding sodium-dependent transporter; amino-acid sequence: MTRETWATRVGFILAAVGSAVGLGNIWRFPWMTAENGGSAFLIVYLGIVLLVGVPGLLGEFVIGRRAKRNPAGALKKLSGSRAWELVGGFSVVTAVVLLSFYSVVGGWILRYFLASPTGAYFGSPGGYYDSIAFGTTGSVGFGLVFLVLTGIIVFAGVRRGIEVATKVMMPAIVALLLALAGWAFFQPNAMAGYDFYLGADWGYLQANFFDILPAAAGQALFTLSIGAGTMITYASYLGEDRSLPFDGSAIAVLNTFVGVLAGLVVFPLLFSFAPDAAGTSGPGALFVGIAGAFANLPSVGGISTGILIATLFFGVVTLAALSSSISMLEIPVSFLVDEFGIERKYATGGMLALVSLTMTVNALRPPVFEFIAGTLVDLMLTAGLLAFLLFVGWVLGRDAIDEFAKGASDFGRSLASPWLLAVGVLLPLFLLFTLLTGIFGALGMAGAIETWMTVVLSVALGLVAFAGLRGPTSVL
- a CDS encoding acyl-CoA carboxylase subunit beta, which produces MEEKIEELREKHEEALLGGGEDRIEAQHDKGKLTARERIDYFLDDDTFTEFDQLRTHRSHNFGMEEQQIPGDGVVTGYGEVDGRTVFVFAHDFTVFGGSLGEVFAEKVVKVMDKAMEVGAPIIGLNDSAGARIQEGVVSLAGYADIFHRNQQASGVIPQISAIMGPCAGGAVYSPAITDFILMVEDTSHMMITGPEVIKTVTGEEITMEELGGAGAHNTKSGVAQFSTADEKEALDDIRRLLSYMPSNNVEDPPRVEPWDDPERMDDELKEVVPDQPQKPYDIVNVIDKVVDEGSFFEVAEKYARNITIGFARLDGHAVGVVANQPKINAGTLDIDSSLKGSRFVRFCDAFNIPIVTFVDVPGFMPGTDQEHNGIIKHGAKLLYAYSEATVPLLTVITRKAYGGAYDVMASKHLGADVNYAWPTAELAVMGPQGAVNILYRKELADADDVEEKRQQLIDEYRDAFANPYEAAEKGYVDDVIEPQETRPRLIQDLKMLRTKRKSQPDRKHGNIPL